In Cedecea neteri, a single genomic region encodes these proteins:
- the elyC gene encoding envelope biogenesis factor ElyC, whose amino-acid sequence MLFILKKIIGGLLLPLPFLLLTMGVALVLLWFTRWQKTAKGLLTASWLVLFLISLQPVADWMLKPIEDTYATRQHGDNARYIVVLGGGYTWNPDWAPSSNLIDNSLPRLAEAIRLKQLNPGAKLIFTGARAMTNPVSTAEAGARVAESLGVARDDIITLDTPKDTEEEAHAVAKMIGQQPFILVTSASHLPRAMIFFTRAGLHPLPAPANQLAITSPLNPWEKAIPDPIWLMHSERVGYETLGRLWQWLKGPSGEPGQQ is encoded by the coding sequence ATGCTTTTTATACTGAAAAAAATCATTGGCGGCCTGCTACTTCCCCTGCCATTCCTGCTGTTAACCATGGGCGTTGCCCTGGTGCTGCTCTGGTTTACCCGCTGGCAAAAAACGGCCAAAGGGTTACTCACGGCCAGCTGGCTGGTACTTTTTCTGATTAGCCTGCAGCCCGTCGCGGACTGGATGTTAAAGCCTATAGAAGACACCTACGCCACTCGCCAGCACGGCGACAACGCTCGCTACATTGTTGTACTGGGCGGCGGCTACACCTGGAACCCGGACTGGGCCCCCAGCTCAAATCTGATCGACAACAGTCTACCGCGACTCGCCGAAGCGATTCGTCTGAAACAACTCAATCCGGGGGCAAAACTTATCTTTACCGGAGCCAGAGCAATGACAAACCCCGTCAGTACCGCAGAAGCTGGCGCCAGGGTTGCGGAAAGCCTCGGCGTTGCCAGAGACGACATCATTACGCTGGACACGCCAAAAGACACAGAAGAGGAAGCCCACGCAGTGGCGAAGATGATAGGACAGCAGCCATTCATTCTGGTGACGTCAGCTTCGCACCTGCCGCGGGCGATGATCTTCTTCACCCGAGCCGGGCTGCATCCTCTCCCTGCTCCGGCTAACCAGTTGGCAATAACCTCTCCGCTTAACCCGTGGGAAAAGGCTATCCCCGACCCGATATGGCTGATGCACAGTGAGCGCGTGGGCTATGAAACACTCGGGCG
- the cmoM gene encoding tRNA uridine 5-oxyacetic acid(34) methyltransferase CmoM yields the protein MGDRNFDDIAEKFSHNIYGTTKGQLRQAILWQDLDAFLATQPATLKVLDAGGGEGQTATRFAERGHEVVLCDVSAEMIARAKMLAQEKGVSDNMHFVQSAAQDMAQHLESPVDLILFHAVLEWVTDPQAVLKALWDCLRPGGTLSLMFYNANGLLMRNMFVGNFEYVLQGMKKNKRKTLSPDNPLQPEQVYHWLEQIGWQITGKTGVRVFHDYLRDKHKQRDGFDDLLTLETRYCRQEPFISLGRYIHVTAFKPQSQG from the coding sequence ATGGGTGACCGCAATTTTGACGATATTGCCGAGAAGTTTTCGCACAATATCTATGGCACAACCAAAGGCCAGTTGCGGCAGGCGATTCTCTGGCAGGATCTGGATGCTTTTCTGGCGACACAGCCCGCGACCCTAAAGGTGTTGGATGCCGGAGGTGGGGAGGGGCAAACGGCCACCCGTTTTGCTGAGCGGGGCCACGAAGTCGTGCTTTGCGATGTGTCCGCCGAAATGATTGCGCGTGCAAAAATGCTCGCTCAGGAGAAAGGTGTGAGCGACAACATGCATTTTGTACAATCTGCCGCTCAGGATATGGCTCAACATTTGGAAAGCCCGGTTGATCTGATATTGTTCCATGCGGTGCTTGAGTGGGTTACCGATCCTCAGGCCGTGCTAAAAGCCCTTTGGGATTGTTTGCGTCCCGGCGGCACTTTGTCGCTAATGTTCTACAATGCAAACGGCCTGCTGATGCGAAACATGTTTGTCGGAAACTTCGAATATGTACTGCAGGGGATGAAAAAAAATAAGCGCAAAACCCTTTCGCCCGACAATCCGCTGCAGCCAGAACAGGTTTACCACTGGCTGGAGCAAATTGGCTGGCAAATTACCGGTAAAACCGGCGTGCGGGTGTTTCACGATTACCTGCGAGATAAACACAAACAACGAGATGGTTTTGACGATTTGCTGACGCTGGAGACGCGTTATTGTCGGCAGGAGCCGTTTATCAGTCTCGGCCGCTATATTCACGTAACCGCGTTTAAGCCGCAGAGCCAAGGATAA